One window of Micropterus dolomieu isolate WLL.071019.BEF.003 ecotype Adirondacks linkage group LG13, ASM2129224v1, whole genome shotgun sequence genomic DNA carries:
- the LOC123981419 gene encoding low-density lipoprotein receptor-related protein 2-like isoform X1: MGSRLCQDGTECVLYSHVCDGERDCRDGSDEEECKNLHLNESPAPVEPFIQPPTKPPCTSPSILCPDSSLCINPKQLCDGRKDCPDGSDESCIKRCPNKNDFLCKDRRSCVSSSLVCDGRSHCLDGSDEVGCLSATPPAAQANVLKCRMGSKPCNDGTECVLYSHVCDGENDCMDGSDEQGCTETCKQGEFQCSHGKMCIPEAQVCDGKSQCRDQSDEMDCRERTKSCEHLCADGKRCIPKKFLCDGERDCVDGTDELDCHPVTAATTASPVPASASACITPSVLCPGSSQCLSQNQLCDGQRDCPDGFDENNCLIQCINPDDFLCRDRRACVPRMEVCDGRAHCPDGSDEKQCQSADRTSPSSIDMLSASSAPLRCRTGFKPCKDGLECVMYSHVCDGEADCQDGSDEEECATLCKADEFLCAHGNRCIPPEQVCDGQSDCQDRSDEMDCASLSRGCHQRCDNNTRCIPKTFLCDGERDCADGSDEEKCALVACAINQYRCASGQCVSEALRCDGYADCSDRSDEVDCTRPPRCPTQLRCPNSHECLQKEWLCDGEDDCKDGSDEKNCVSPPAKCREYQWQCGDSSQCIPLSWKCDGKEDCHNRMDEDKCSQRKCPSHLYQCGSGECVDPRLVCDRFTNCADRSDEGMGCAQRNCSSSSAPQCDHHCVSTPNGPRCYCAAGFGLHYSAVSCVDIDECSMSHAGCKHTCLNTRGSYSCHCYPGFFLEPDNKSCKTKDEPLLLASVQSELLLLGVHSGTLRLLSSASRPVFSLDYHWAQQRVYWLSPDYQSIRWADMTVSNNKGTLIKGVKSDFIAVDWVGKNLYWVDGLVGQILAVKLSDATVRSQDYTVVLGEDLEQPSSLVLLPHRGLMLWSAIGSTPQIERSGMDGSQRKVVVSRGLSWPVSLAYDLLENRVYWADEKVRCIGSASLDGDSIKFLQLAETPSPFSVAVFNDRVFWSDTKRRTIRSADKNTGKHQKVLLKRPGQPFGLKLMHALSQPAISSPCEQLQCSHLCLLAPAARGRSGALGSPGAPTVRGPTAVCQCPKGLLLSKDKITCSLPMESTFILLLSRTTVSQIYLQSMWRDGVALKKMPTSRVLSLPGVTEASALDVSIQELSLYVADAGQGSVDVLQLNGSRSRQELTPSRQILKLKEDSVTALAVDWVTNNLYWSSTKRPDLHVTTRHDGYTTSLLQGSLEGTTSIALHPPSGRLCYTAITETGGKSQTEVDCAWMDGRNKAVLWRKSSIPTSLVFSNQGTMIYWADTGEGVISSIGTDGTGYKRYKTGPGLLISFTYTENILLWVTLDKDVTKLWFSDGLQPNQLWFETKTSVVEVRAYSSDSQSGTNSCSNNNGGCVHLCLTYPGGRTCKCGRGFYAVGATSCSPLPNCPTGEESCFDGYKCISSSKFCDGYVDCPDQSDEHDCPDTNSASFRNKASDGSFPQSSSSPHPKSQKNSVLSVKDSSTSCDLQHCNGYGNCITEGKATRCQCMTGYKGEFCQETETGQSHVAVVLGVLFLIAILMVAAVIFAKRFKSHFNRRAWASIRSRSMEKETLMANMGLPCENYDSDSEELESPVDLKNPPLMLTSLHLS, encoded by the exons ATGGGCTCCAGATTGTGTCAAGATGGCACTGAATGCGTTCTCTATAGTCACGtttgtgatggagagagagactgcCGGGATGGATCAGACGAAGAAGAATGTA AAAATCTCCACTTAAATGAATCTCCTGCACCCGTCGAGCCATTTATTCAGCCTCCCACCAAGCCACCCTGCACCAGCCCTTCAATTCTGTGTCCAGATTCTTCTTTATGCATCAACCCAAAACAGCTTTGTGATGGAAGAAAGGACTGCCCTGATGGATCTGATGAGAGCTGTATAAAAAGATGCCCTAACAAGA ATGACTTCCTCTGCAAGGACCGACGGAGCTGCGTCTCCAGCAGTCTGGTTTGTGACGGCCGCTCTCACTGCCTCGATGGCTCGGATGAGGTCGGCTGTCTGAGCGCAACTCCCCCCGCAGCTCAGGCAAACGTCTTGAAGTGCCGCATGGGCTCCAAGCCATGTAATGACGGCACAGAGTGTGTTTTATACAGCCACGTTTGTGACGGAGAGAATGACTGTATGGATGGATCTGATGAACAGGGATGCACAGAAACCTGCAAACAAG GTGAGTTTCAGTGCTCCCACGGGAAGATGTGCATCCCTGAGGCACAGGTGTGTGATGGGAAGTCACAGTGTCGGGACCAGTCTGATGAAATGGACTGCAGAGAACGAACCAAGAGCTGTGAGCATCTCTGTGCCGACGGCAAACGCTGCATCCCAAAGAAATTCCTGTGCGATGGAGAACGAGACTGCGTGGATGGCACAGATGAGCTGGACTGCC ACCCTGTTACTGCTGCAACAACGGCATCTCCTGTACCTGCTTCGGCATCGGCGTGCATCACTCCTTCAGTTCTCTGTCCAGGTTCATCGCAGTGTCTCTCTCAAAATCAGCTGTGTGATGGACAAAGAGACTGCCCTGATGGATTTGATGAAAACAACTGTTTGATCCAGTGTATAAACCCAG ATGACTTCTTGTGCCGCGACCGGCGGGCGTGCGTTCCAAGGATGGAAGTGTGTGACGGTCGTGCCCACTGTCCCGACGGCTCAGATGAGAAGCAGTGTCAATCAGCAGATCGTACTTCTCCAT CCTCCATTGATATGCTCAGTGCCAGCTCAGCCCCTCTGAGGTGCCGTACAGGTTTCAAGCCATGTAAAGATGGCCTGGAGTGTGTTATGTACAGCCATGTGTGTGACGGAGAGGCAGACTGCCAGGACGGATCAGACGAAGAGGAATGTGCTACTCTGTGCAAAGCAG ATGAGTTCCTGTGTGCTCACGGGAATAGATGTATCCCACCGGAGCAGGTGTGCGACGGGCAGAGTGACTGTCAAGACCGCTCAGATGAAATGGACTGTGCAAGTCTGAGTCGGGGCTGCCATCAGCGCTGTGATAACAACACTCGCTGTATACCAAAGACCTTCCTTTGTGATGGTGAGAGAGACTGCGCTGATGGGTCAGATGAGGAAAAGTGTG CTTTGGTAGCTTGTGCAATTAACCAGTATCGCTGTGCCAGCGGTCAGTGTGTATCTGAGGCTCTGAGATGCGATGGTTATGCTGACTGCAGCGACCGTTCTGACGAGGTGGATTGCACAAGACCCCCGCGCTGCCCAACACAGCTCCGGTGCCCGAACAGCCACGAGTGCCTGCAGAAAGAGTGGCTTTGCGATGGCGAGGACGACTGCAAAGATGGGTCAGACGAGAAG AATTGCGTGTCGCCACCAGCAAAGTGCAGGGAATACCAGTGGCAGTGTGGAGACAGCAGTCAGTGCATCCCGCTGTCCTGGAAGTGTGACGGGAAGGAGGACTGTCACAACCGCATGGACGAGGACAAAT GCAGCCAGAGAAAATGCCCCTCTCACCTTTACCAGTGTGGCAGCGGCGAGTGTGTGGACCCCCGTCTGGTGTGTGACCGCTTCACCAATTGCGCCGACCGTTCAGATGAAGGCATGGGATGCGCTCAACGGAACTGCTCCAGCTCATCAGCTCCTCAGTGTGACCACCACTGTGTCAGCACCCCAAATGGACCG AGGTGTTACTGTGCTGCAGGTTTTGGACTGCACTATAGCGCTGTGTCCTGTGTGGACATTGACGAGTGCAGTATGTCACATGCTGGATGCAAACACACCTGCCTGAACACCCGTGGGTCTTACAGCTGTCATTGCTACCCTGGCTTCTTCCTGGAGCCTGACAACAAAAGCTGCAAGACAAAAG ATGAGCCTTTGCTTCTGGCGTCTGTGCAATCAGAGCTGTTACTACTGGGAGTCCATAGTGGCACCTTGCGTCTTCTGTCCTCTGCCAGTCGACCAGTCTTCTCACTGGATTATCACTGGGCTCAACAGAGAGTTTACTGGCTAAGCCCCGACTACCAGAGCATCCGCTGGGCTGACATGACTGTCTCAAACAACAAAGGGACACTTATCAAAG GAGTGAAGTCTGATTTCATCGCGGTGGACTGGGTTGGTAAGAACCTCTACTGGGTGGATGGACTGGTGGGCCAGATTCTGGCTGTGAAGCTCAGCGATGCCACAGTGAGATCTCAGGACTACACCGTGGTCCTGGGTGAAGATCTGGAGCAGCCAAGCTCATTGGTCCTTCTGCCACACAGAGG GTTGATGCTTTGGTCTGCGATCGGCAGCACCCCTCAGATCGAGCGGTCTGGGATGGACGGTTCACAGAGGAAGGTGGTGGTGAGCCGAGGCTTGAGCTGGCCAGTCAGTCTAGCCTATGACCTCCTAGAAAACAGGGTGTACTGGGCCGATGAGAAGGTGCGCTGCATCGGCTCAGCGTCTCTGGACGGAGACAGCATCAAG TTCCTCCAGTTAGCCGAAACGCCAAGCCCTTTCTCTGTGGCGGTCTTCAATGACAGAGTCTTCTGGTCTGACACAAAAAGAAGAACCATCCGCTCAGCTGATAAGAATACCGGCAAACATCAAAAGGTTCTTCTGAAGAGACCAGGGCAGCCATTTGGACTGAAG cTGATGCATGCCCTTTCCCAGCCAGCCATATCCAGCCCCTGTGAACAGCTGCAGTGCTCCCACCTTTGCCTCCTGGCCCCGGCAGCAAGAGGCAGATCAGGAGCCCTGGGTTCGCCGGGAGCTCCAACTGTGAGGGGGCCTACAGCAGTTTGTCAATGCCCAAAGGGACTGCTACTTTCTAAGGACAAGATTACCTGCTCCCTGCCTATGGAGTCAACTTTCATCCTGCTTTTGTCTCGTACCACAGTCAGTCAG ATTTACTTGCAATCCATGTGGCGTGATGGTGTTGCTCTGAAAAAAATGCCAACCAGCCGAGTTTTATCCCTACCCGGTGTAACTGAGGCCTCAGCGCTAGACGTGTCCATCCAGGAGCTTTCTCTGTATGTGGCTGACGCAGGACAAGGATCTGTGGATGTGCTGCAACTGAACGGCTCCAGGTCGAGACAGGAACTGACGCCTTCTAGACAAATCCTAAAGCTGAAG GAGGATTCAGTCACGGCTTTGGCAGTTGACTGGGTGACCAACAACCTCTACTGGAGCAGCACCAAGAGGCCTGATCTCCACGTGACCACCCGCCATGATGGCTACACCACCTCACTGCTGCAGGGATCACTGGAG GGCACCACATCCATTGCACTGCATCCCCCCTCTGGCCGACTTTGCTACACAGCAATAACTGAGACAGGTGGGAAAAGCCAGACAGAGGTGGACTGTGCCTGGATGGACGGCCGTAACAAAGCAGTGCTGTGGAGGAAGTCCAGCATCCCCACCTCGCTGGTCTTTTCCAATCAAGGGACCATGATCTACTGGGCTGAcacag GTGAAGGTGTAATCAGCTCTATTGGAACGGATGGAACAGGATATAAACGGTACAAAACAGGGCCAGGTCTGCTCATCTCTTTTACATATACCGAGAACATCCTCCTCTGGGTCACTCTAGACAAAG ATGTAACCAAACTGTGGTTCAGTGACGGTCTCCAGCCTAACCAACTGTGGTTTGAGACGAAGACCAGCGTGGTGGAAGTCAGAGCCTATAGCAGTGACAGTCAGTCTG GAACTAATAGCTGCTCCAACAACAACGGCGGATGTGTCCATCTGTGTCTGACATATCCTGGAGGTCGGACATGTAAATGCGGGCGGGGCTTCTACGCTGTTGGTGCCACTTCCTGTTCTCCGCTTCCCAACTGTCCCACTGGGGAAGAATCGTGCTTTGACGGTTACAAGTGTATCAGCAGCAGCAAGTTCTGTGATGGATATGTGGACTGTCCAGACCAGTCAGACGAACATGACT GTCCAGATACAAACTCTGCCTCCTTCAGGAACAAAGCCAGTGATGGCAGCTTCCCCCAGTCTTCTTCGTCGCCTCATCCCAAGAGCCAAAAGAACTCTGTTCTGTCAGTTAAAGACTCATCCACATCATGTGATCTCCAACACTGCAACGGTTATGGCAACTGCATCACAGAAGGCAAAGCCACTCGCTGCCAGTGTATGACTGGTTACAAGGGAGAGTTCTGTCAAGAGACAGAGACTGGACAAAGCCACGTTGCTGTGGTCCTGGGTGTCCTCTTCCTCATTGCTATATTGATGGTTGCTGCTGTTATTTTTGCTAAAAG ATTTAAATCTCATTTCAACAGGAGAGCCTGGGCGTCTATCAGAAGCAGATCCATGGAGAAAGAAACTCTGATGGCCAACATGGGCCTCCCATGTGAAAACTATGATTCAGACTCTGAG GAACTGGAGTCCCCAGTAGACTTGAAGAACCCGCCGCTaatgttaacatcactacacctCTCATAG
- the LOC123981419 gene encoding low-density lipoprotein receptor-like isoform X2: MGSRLCQDGTECVLYSHVCDGERDCRDGSDEEECKNLHLNESPAPVEPFIQPPTKPPCTSPSILCPDSSLCINPKQLCDGRKDCPDGSDESCIKRCPNKNDFLCKDRRSCVSSSLVCDGRSHCLDGSDEVGCLSATPPAAQANVLKCRMGSKPCNDGTECVLYSHVCDGENDCMDGSDEQGCTETCKQGEFQCSHGKMCIPEAQVCDGKSQCRDQSDEMDCRERTKSCEHLCADGKRCIPKKFLCDGERDCVDGTDELDCHPVTAATTASPVPASASACITPSVLCPGSSQCLSQNQLCDGQRDCPDGFDENNCLIQCINPDDFLCRDRRACVPRMEVCDGRAHCPDGSDEKQCQSADRTSPSSIDMLSASSAPLRCRTGFKPCKDGLECVMYSHVCDGEADCQDGSDEEECATLCKADEFLCAHGNRCIPPEQVCDGQSDCQDRSDEMDCASLSRGCHQRCDNNTRCIPKTFLCDGERDCADGSDEEKCALVACAINQYRCASGQCVSEALRCDGYADCSDRSDEVDCTRPPRCPTQLRCPNSHECLQKEWLCDGEDDCKDGSDEKNCVSPPAKCREYQWQCGDSSQCIPLSWKCDGKEDCHNRMDEDKCSQRKCPSHLYQCGSGECVDPRLVCDRFTNCADRSDEGMGCAQRNCSSSSAPQCDHHCVSTPNGPRCYCAAGFGLHYSAVSCVDIDECSMSHAGCKHTCLNTRGSYSCHCYPGFFLEPDNKSCKTKDEPLLLASVQSELLLLGVHSGTLRLLSSASRPVFSLDYHWAQQRVYWLSPDYQSIRWADMTVSNNKGTLIKGVKSDFIAVDWVGKNLYWVDGLVGQILAVKLSDATVRSQDYTVVLGEDLEQPSSLVLLPHRGLMLWSAIGSTPQIERSGMDGSQRKVVVSRGLSWPVSLAYDLLENRVYWADEKVRCIGSASLDGDSIKFLQLAETPSPFSVAVFNDRVFWSDTKRRTIRSADKNTGKHQKVLLKRPGQPFGLKLMHALSQPAISSPCEQLQCSHLCLLAPAARGRSGALGSPGAPTVRGPTAVCQCPKGLLLSKDKITCSLPMESTFILLLSRTTVSQIYLQSMWRDGVALKKMPTSRVLSLPGVTEASALDVSIQELSLYVADAGQGSVDVLQLNGSRSRQELTPSRQILKLKEDSVTALAVDWVTNNLYWSSTKRPDLHVTTRHDGYTTSLLQGSLEGTTSIALHPPSGRLCYTAITETGGKSQTEVDCAWMDGRNKAVLWRKSSIPTSLVFSNQGTMIYWADTGEGVISSIGTDGTGYKRYKTGPGLLISFTYTENILLWVTLDKDVTKLWFSDGLQPNQLWFETKTSVVEVRAYSSDSQSGTNSCSNNNGGCVHLCLTYPGGRTCKCGRGFYAVGATSCSPLPNCPTGEESCFDGYKCISSSKFCDGYVDCPDQSDEHDCPDTNSASFRNKASDGSFPQSSSSPHPKSQKNSVLSVKDSSTSCDLQHCNGYGNCITEGKATRCQCMTGYKGEFCQETETGQSHVAVVLGVLFLIAILMVAAVIFAKRRAWASIRSRSMEKETLMANMGLPCENYDSDSEELESPVDLKNPPLMLTSLHLS; the protein is encoded by the exons ATGGGCTCCAGATTGTGTCAAGATGGCACTGAATGCGTTCTCTATAGTCACGtttgtgatggagagagagactgcCGGGATGGATCAGACGAAGAAGAATGTA AAAATCTCCACTTAAATGAATCTCCTGCACCCGTCGAGCCATTTATTCAGCCTCCCACCAAGCCACCCTGCACCAGCCCTTCAATTCTGTGTCCAGATTCTTCTTTATGCATCAACCCAAAACAGCTTTGTGATGGAAGAAAGGACTGCCCTGATGGATCTGATGAGAGCTGTATAAAAAGATGCCCTAACAAGA ATGACTTCCTCTGCAAGGACCGACGGAGCTGCGTCTCCAGCAGTCTGGTTTGTGACGGCCGCTCTCACTGCCTCGATGGCTCGGATGAGGTCGGCTGTCTGAGCGCAACTCCCCCCGCAGCTCAGGCAAACGTCTTGAAGTGCCGCATGGGCTCCAAGCCATGTAATGACGGCACAGAGTGTGTTTTATACAGCCACGTTTGTGACGGAGAGAATGACTGTATGGATGGATCTGATGAACAGGGATGCACAGAAACCTGCAAACAAG GTGAGTTTCAGTGCTCCCACGGGAAGATGTGCATCCCTGAGGCACAGGTGTGTGATGGGAAGTCACAGTGTCGGGACCAGTCTGATGAAATGGACTGCAGAGAACGAACCAAGAGCTGTGAGCATCTCTGTGCCGACGGCAAACGCTGCATCCCAAAGAAATTCCTGTGCGATGGAGAACGAGACTGCGTGGATGGCACAGATGAGCTGGACTGCC ACCCTGTTACTGCTGCAACAACGGCATCTCCTGTACCTGCTTCGGCATCGGCGTGCATCACTCCTTCAGTTCTCTGTCCAGGTTCATCGCAGTGTCTCTCTCAAAATCAGCTGTGTGATGGACAAAGAGACTGCCCTGATGGATTTGATGAAAACAACTGTTTGATCCAGTGTATAAACCCAG ATGACTTCTTGTGCCGCGACCGGCGGGCGTGCGTTCCAAGGATGGAAGTGTGTGACGGTCGTGCCCACTGTCCCGACGGCTCAGATGAGAAGCAGTGTCAATCAGCAGATCGTACTTCTCCAT CCTCCATTGATATGCTCAGTGCCAGCTCAGCCCCTCTGAGGTGCCGTACAGGTTTCAAGCCATGTAAAGATGGCCTGGAGTGTGTTATGTACAGCCATGTGTGTGACGGAGAGGCAGACTGCCAGGACGGATCAGACGAAGAGGAATGTGCTACTCTGTGCAAAGCAG ATGAGTTCCTGTGTGCTCACGGGAATAGATGTATCCCACCGGAGCAGGTGTGCGACGGGCAGAGTGACTGTCAAGACCGCTCAGATGAAATGGACTGTGCAAGTCTGAGTCGGGGCTGCCATCAGCGCTGTGATAACAACACTCGCTGTATACCAAAGACCTTCCTTTGTGATGGTGAGAGAGACTGCGCTGATGGGTCAGATGAGGAAAAGTGTG CTTTGGTAGCTTGTGCAATTAACCAGTATCGCTGTGCCAGCGGTCAGTGTGTATCTGAGGCTCTGAGATGCGATGGTTATGCTGACTGCAGCGACCGTTCTGACGAGGTGGATTGCACAAGACCCCCGCGCTGCCCAACACAGCTCCGGTGCCCGAACAGCCACGAGTGCCTGCAGAAAGAGTGGCTTTGCGATGGCGAGGACGACTGCAAAGATGGGTCAGACGAGAAG AATTGCGTGTCGCCACCAGCAAAGTGCAGGGAATACCAGTGGCAGTGTGGAGACAGCAGTCAGTGCATCCCGCTGTCCTGGAAGTGTGACGGGAAGGAGGACTGTCACAACCGCATGGACGAGGACAAAT GCAGCCAGAGAAAATGCCCCTCTCACCTTTACCAGTGTGGCAGCGGCGAGTGTGTGGACCCCCGTCTGGTGTGTGACCGCTTCACCAATTGCGCCGACCGTTCAGATGAAGGCATGGGATGCGCTCAACGGAACTGCTCCAGCTCATCAGCTCCTCAGTGTGACCACCACTGTGTCAGCACCCCAAATGGACCG AGGTGTTACTGTGCTGCAGGTTTTGGACTGCACTATAGCGCTGTGTCCTGTGTGGACATTGACGAGTGCAGTATGTCACATGCTGGATGCAAACACACCTGCCTGAACACCCGTGGGTCTTACAGCTGTCATTGCTACCCTGGCTTCTTCCTGGAGCCTGACAACAAAAGCTGCAAGACAAAAG ATGAGCCTTTGCTTCTGGCGTCTGTGCAATCAGAGCTGTTACTACTGGGAGTCCATAGTGGCACCTTGCGTCTTCTGTCCTCTGCCAGTCGACCAGTCTTCTCACTGGATTATCACTGGGCTCAACAGAGAGTTTACTGGCTAAGCCCCGACTACCAGAGCATCCGCTGGGCTGACATGACTGTCTCAAACAACAAAGGGACACTTATCAAAG GAGTGAAGTCTGATTTCATCGCGGTGGACTGGGTTGGTAAGAACCTCTACTGGGTGGATGGACTGGTGGGCCAGATTCTGGCTGTGAAGCTCAGCGATGCCACAGTGAGATCTCAGGACTACACCGTGGTCCTGGGTGAAGATCTGGAGCAGCCAAGCTCATTGGTCCTTCTGCCACACAGAGG GTTGATGCTTTGGTCTGCGATCGGCAGCACCCCTCAGATCGAGCGGTCTGGGATGGACGGTTCACAGAGGAAGGTGGTGGTGAGCCGAGGCTTGAGCTGGCCAGTCAGTCTAGCCTATGACCTCCTAGAAAACAGGGTGTACTGGGCCGATGAGAAGGTGCGCTGCATCGGCTCAGCGTCTCTGGACGGAGACAGCATCAAG TTCCTCCAGTTAGCCGAAACGCCAAGCCCTTTCTCTGTGGCGGTCTTCAATGACAGAGTCTTCTGGTCTGACACAAAAAGAAGAACCATCCGCTCAGCTGATAAGAATACCGGCAAACATCAAAAGGTTCTTCTGAAGAGACCAGGGCAGCCATTTGGACTGAAG cTGATGCATGCCCTTTCCCAGCCAGCCATATCCAGCCCCTGTGAACAGCTGCAGTGCTCCCACCTTTGCCTCCTGGCCCCGGCAGCAAGAGGCAGATCAGGAGCCCTGGGTTCGCCGGGAGCTCCAACTGTGAGGGGGCCTACAGCAGTTTGTCAATGCCCAAAGGGACTGCTACTTTCTAAGGACAAGATTACCTGCTCCCTGCCTATGGAGTCAACTTTCATCCTGCTTTTGTCTCGTACCACAGTCAGTCAG ATTTACTTGCAATCCATGTGGCGTGATGGTGTTGCTCTGAAAAAAATGCCAACCAGCCGAGTTTTATCCCTACCCGGTGTAACTGAGGCCTCAGCGCTAGACGTGTCCATCCAGGAGCTTTCTCTGTATGTGGCTGACGCAGGACAAGGATCTGTGGATGTGCTGCAACTGAACGGCTCCAGGTCGAGACAGGAACTGACGCCTTCTAGACAAATCCTAAAGCTGAAG GAGGATTCAGTCACGGCTTTGGCAGTTGACTGGGTGACCAACAACCTCTACTGGAGCAGCACCAAGAGGCCTGATCTCCACGTGACCACCCGCCATGATGGCTACACCACCTCACTGCTGCAGGGATCACTGGAG GGCACCACATCCATTGCACTGCATCCCCCCTCTGGCCGACTTTGCTACACAGCAATAACTGAGACAGGTGGGAAAAGCCAGACAGAGGTGGACTGTGCCTGGATGGACGGCCGTAACAAAGCAGTGCTGTGGAGGAAGTCCAGCATCCCCACCTCGCTGGTCTTTTCCAATCAAGGGACCATGATCTACTGGGCTGAcacag GTGAAGGTGTAATCAGCTCTATTGGAACGGATGGAACAGGATATAAACGGTACAAAACAGGGCCAGGTCTGCTCATCTCTTTTACATATACCGAGAACATCCTCCTCTGGGTCACTCTAGACAAAG ATGTAACCAAACTGTGGTTCAGTGACGGTCTCCAGCCTAACCAACTGTGGTTTGAGACGAAGACCAGCGTGGTGGAAGTCAGAGCCTATAGCAGTGACAGTCAGTCTG GAACTAATAGCTGCTCCAACAACAACGGCGGATGTGTCCATCTGTGTCTGACATATCCTGGAGGTCGGACATGTAAATGCGGGCGGGGCTTCTACGCTGTTGGTGCCACTTCCTGTTCTCCGCTTCCCAACTGTCCCACTGGGGAAGAATCGTGCTTTGACGGTTACAAGTGTATCAGCAGCAGCAAGTTCTGTGATGGATATGTGGACTGTCCAGACCAGTCAGACGAACATGACT GTCCAGATACAAACTCTGCCTCCTTCAGGAACAAAGCCAGTGATGGCAGCTTCCCCCAGTCTTCTTCGTCGCCTCATCCCAAGAGCCAAAAGAACTCTGTTCTGTCAGTTAAAGACTCATCCACATCATGTGATCTCCAACACTGCAACGGTTATGGCAACTGCATCACAGAAGGCAAAGCCACTCGCTGCCAGTGTATGACTGGTTACAAGGGAGAGTTCTGTCAAGAGACAGAGACTGGACAAAGCCACGTTGCTGTGGTCCTGGGTGTCCTCTTCCTCATTGCTATATTGATGGTTGCTGCTGTTATTTTTGCTAAAAG GAGAGCCTGGGCGTCTATCAGAAGCAGATCCATGGAGAAAGAAACTCTGATGGCCAACATGGGCCTCCCATGTGAAAACTATGATTCAGACTCTGAG GAACTGGAGTCCCCAGTAGACTTGAAGAACCCGCCGCTaatgttaacatcactacacctCTCATAG